The proteins below are encoded in one region of Rhododendron vialii isolate Sample 1 chromosome 7a, ASM3025357v1:
- the LOC131332741 gene encoding uncharacterized protein LOC131332741 — protein MNPNMITKYARAFPLSDALCLPSSASKNEQGAPHLRPGVVRSEQGFLCVPGRAQEIKWVGEKAREIENTSYKLYYMGKNGHRNGVGIVVDKYLKDSVVTVTRKGNRIILVKLVIEGSIVNIISAYAPQVGLDDLTKE, from the exons atgaatccaaatatgataaCAAAATATGCTAGGGCGTTTCCTTTAAGCGACGCGTTGTGCCTGCCTTCGAGTGCTTCGAAAAATGAGCAAGGGGCGCCACACCTGCGCCCAGGTGTGGTGAGAAGTGAGCAAGGGTTCTTGTGTGTACCTGGACGAGCACAG GAAATTAAGTGGGTAGGGGAGAAAGCTAGGGAAATAGAGAACACAAGTTATAAGCTCTACTATATGGGTAAGAATGGACATAGAAATGGAGTAGGTATAGTAGTAGATAAATACCTGAAAGATTCGGTAGTTACAGTCACGAGGAAAGGAAATcggattattttagttaagctTGTGATCGAAGGGAGCatagttaatattattagtgcttacgcaccccaagtaggtttggatGATCTTACTAAAGAGTAA